A region of uncultured Desulfobacter sp. DNA encodes the following proteins:
- a CDS encoding class I SAM-dependent methyltransferase — MGQSTLNYYNQNCLTVAERYESADVTQLHDFLSTSFNPGGRLLELGCGSGRDAAFMVRRGGRVLATDGSAPMVEQAKKYHPELAGHVIHLKLPDGLTSELGVFDGVYAVAVLMHLSPKEIESTISAVNSLLVPGGRFVFSVPARRDDVMTKEFDAKGRRFTALSPDGWMDLCLKRNLKIVRTMILEDGLGRDGVAWMNCLAEKPLIMTNGL, encoded by the coding sequence ATGGGCCAGTCAACGTTAAACTATTACAATCAAAATTGCCTGACAGTGGCTGAAAGGTATGAATCTGCGGATGTCACGCAACTTCATGATTTCCTTTCAACCAGTTTCAACCCCGGCGGCAGACTTCTGGAGCTTGGGTGCGGCTCCGGCAGGGATGCCGCCTTTATGGTCCGCCGGGGGGGCAGGGTGCTGGCCACAGATGGTTCGGCGCCAATGGTTGAACAGGCAAAAAAATATCATCCCGAACTTGCCGGTCATGTGATTCATTTGAAACTGCCGGATGGGCTGACAAGTGAATTGGGGGTGTTTGACGGTGTCTATGCCGTTGCCGTTCTGATGCACCTTTCCCCAAAGGAAATTGAAAGCACAATATCAGCCGTTAATTCACTTCTGGTCCCCGGGGGCCGGTTTGTTTTTTCCGTTCCGGCCCGGCGGGATGATGTCATGACAAAAGAGTTTGATGCTAAAGGCCGCCGTTTCACGGCCTTATCACCAGATGGGTGGATGGATTTATGCCTGAAACGCAACTTGAAAATTGTCCGGACCATGATTTTAGAAGACGGCCTGGGAAGAGACGGGGTGGCTTGGATGAACTGTCTGGCGGAAAAGCCGCTAATAATGACAAATGGACTTTGA
- the selB gene encoding selenocysteine-specific translation elongation factor, whose protein sequence is MDNIILGTAGHIDHGKTSLVKALTGIETDRLKEEKERGITIELGFAFLDLPHGRHIGIVDMPGHEKFVKNMVAGASGIDVVVMVIAADEGVMPQTREHMEICNLMGIRHGMIALTKTDLVDEDLLELAMEDINDFIRDTFLEDKPVVPVSSATGQGLEEFLTTLENICTQIPPRKFSSIFRLPVDRVFSMRGFGTVITGTLISGQVSVGQDIMVFPRKITSKVRGLQVHSSSVETAMAGTRTAINFQGLDRDAVFRGDVLSTPGALIESYMADAQFHYLKSNAKPARARTRVRFHSGTSEILGYMVLLDREELLPGDTAPVQFRLESPVCCIKDDRYVVRSYSPVKTIGGGAILNPVSRKHKLKDTAIIEGLFGLAGADDEKIIAYFLSIQGYSGLTLNELRVMTNVPDKKLATALQKMLAKQEAVLTDKEKQIYVHGSIFEEFKEKTLERLAIYHQENPLKEGMPAQELKSKFQYVDDARFFNILFNRLEKENLIVQDRNLVKLSGFKVALQVDQHEIKEKIAGIYKESGLTPPFFRTVCQDLDLDTKTARDVMQMLIDEKQMVKTKDDLFFDAKAISDLETNLIEFLKANEKITTPEFKDMTGISRKFVIPLIEYFDAIHLTIRVEDHRQLRKKIP, encoded by the coding sequence GTGGACAATATAATTCTGGGAACAGCCGGACACATTGATCATGGAAAAACAAGCCTGGTCAAGGCATTGACGGGCATTGAAACCGACCGTCTCAAGGAGGAAAAGGAACGCGGCATCACCATCGAGCTGGGGTTTGCCTTCCTGGATCTTCCCCATGGCCGGCACATCGGCATTGTGGACATGCCCGGACATGAAAAGTTTGTGAAAAACATGGTGGCCGGTGCTTCGGGCATTGACGTGGTGGTCATGGTTATTGCGGCAGATGAAGGGGTTATGCCCCAGACCCGTGAACATATGGAGATCTGCAACCTCATGGGCATCCGCCACGGCATGATCGCCCTGACCAAAACAGACCTTGTGGACGAAGACTTGTTAGAACTGGCCATGGAAGATATCAATGACTTCATCCGGGACACCTTTCTTGAAGATAAACCCGTTGTACCGGTATCTTCCGCCACAGGTCAGGGTTTGGAAGAATTTCTGACCACCCTTGAAAACATATGCACACAAATCCCGCCCCGTAAATTTTCTTCCATTTTCCGCCTTCCCGTGGACCGGGTGTTTTCCATGAGAGGATTCGGCACAGTCATCACCGGAACCCTGATTTCAGGCCAGGTGAGTGTGGGCCAGGACATCATGGTATTTCCAAGAAAAATCACATCAAAGGTCAGGGGATTACAAGTGCATTCCAGTTCCGTGGAGACAGCCATGGCCGGCACCCGAACGGCCATCAACTTCCAGGGTCTTGACCGGGACGCCGTATTCAGGGGCGATGTCCTCTCCACCCCGGGAGCGTTGATTGAAAGCTACATGGCGGATGCACAATTCCATTACCTGAAAAGCAATGCCAAGCCGGCCAGGGCCCGGACAAGGGTTCGGTTTCATTCGGGCACAAGTGAGATACTGGGTTATATGGTTCTCCTGGACAGGGAAGAGCTTTTGCCCGGCGACACGGCACCGGTTCAATTCCGGCTGGAATCCCCGGTCTGCTGTATCAAGGATGACAGATATGTTGTCCGATCCTACTCCCCGGTAAAAACCATCGGAGGCGGGGCCATTCTCAATCCGGTATCCCGGAAACACAAACTAAAAGATACTGCCATCATTGAAGGACTTTTCGGCCTTGCCGGGGCTGATGATGAAAAAATCATTGCTTATTTTCTGTCCATCCAGGGATATTCCGGATTGACCTTAAATGAGTTGAGGGTCATGACCAATGTGCCGGACAAGAAACTGGCCACAGCTTTGCAGAAAATGCTTGCCAAACAGGAGGCCGTCCTCACGGACAAGGAGAAACAGATCTATGTCCACGGCAGCATATTTGAAGAGTTCAAGGAAAAGACCCTGGAACGGCTGGCCATTTATCACCAGGAAAACCCCTTGAAGGAAGGCATGCCGGCCCAGGAGCTGAAATCCAAGTTTCAATATGTGGATGATGCCCGTTTTTTCAACATTCTGTTCAACCGCCTGGAAAAGGAGAATCTCATTGTCCAGGACAGAAACCTTGTGAAACTTTCAGGGTTCAAGGTGGCGCTTCAGGTGGATCAACATGAAATCAAGGAGAAAATTGCCGGAATTTACAAAGAATCAGGCCTGACTCCACCCTTTTTCCGCACTGTGTGCCAGGACCTTGACCTGGACACGAAAACCGCCAGGGACGTGATGCAGATGCTCATCGATGAAAAACAGATGGTCAAGACAAAGGATGATCTGTTTTTCGACGCCAAGGCCATCAGTGATCTTGAAACGAACCTCATTGAATTCCTCAAAGCCAATGAAAAGATCACCACACCTGAATTTAAGGATATGACCGGCATTTCCAGAAAATTTGTCATCCCCCTGATCGAATATTTTGACGCCATTCATCTGACCATACGGGTTGAAGACCACCGGCAGCTGAGAAAAAAAATACCCTGA
- a CDS encoding peptidylprolyl isomerase, translating into MADLTAIMETSKGTINITLFADKTPYTVGNFVNLAKREYYNGLTFHRVISEFMIQGGCPYGNGMGGPGYEFDDEFKKELKHDKPGILSMANAGPKTNGSQFFITHVPTPHLDGMHTVFGAVVSDADQEIVNSITQGDTIASITIKGNVGSLFKKIKPKLDEWNKTLNKSFPKLPKA; encoded by the coding sequence ATGGCAGATCTGACAGCAATTATGGAAACATCAAAAGGCACCATTAACATTACGCTTTTTGCAGATAAGACCCCTTACACCGTGGGTAATTTTGTAAACCTGGCCAAACGGGAATATTATAACGGGTTAACCTTTCACCGCGTGATTTCAGAGTTCATGATCCAGGGTGGATGTCCTTACGGCAACGGCATGGGCGGACCGGGCTACGAATTTGATGATGAATTCAAAAAAGAGCTCAAACATGACAAGCCCGGCATACTGTCAATGGCCAACGCCGGCCCCAAAACAAACGGCAGCCAGTTTTTTATTACCCATGTGCCCACCCCCCATCTGGACGGAATGCACACGGTTTTCGGGGCAGTTGTCAGTGATGCAGACCAGGAAATCGTCAACAGCATCACCCAGGGCGATACCATTGCAAGCATTACCATTAAAGGCAATGTGGGTTCTTTATTTAAAAAGATTAAACCCAAACTGGATGAGTGGAATAAAACCCTGAACAAATCCTTCCCCAAGCTCCCCAAAGCCTGA
- a CDS encoding DNA phosphorothioation-associated putative methyltransferase, producing MDFEEFKYHIRKILAGKSLPDALYLHKSALENMPVSLNEFVTNSIDSLNLSTAPWTVLKLCKREFKISLLNYPEFYTEAFPTLESSYSIDLQTLAYKKIQYKNSNNPPILHRKETLLDSEDPKIPIFQQLTKQVENEGLFDNKHKIGFRDAWEKILKDKGLCIDGHSILKQTPQHDSEIHRHKTAIDRYSLSTPVQSLYRNNYLNGDYTFFDYGCGKCDDLNIIKELGVIASGWDPVYRPEEKLTKADIVNLGFVVNIIESLFERTQTLKKAYSLSKKILVASVMLGSESTTSKFKKYGDGVVTSRNTFQKYYTQNEFREYIEDSLEESAIAVGPGLFYIFRDKIEEQQFLIDRQRQRKNWKKISYTDSPYRLKIKQKALYARHQDLLDDFWANCLKFGRLPLNSEYKKSEQLRAIYGSHQKAFTLITEIHDKSNFETAEYDRRNDLLVHFALSLFSRRNPYNTMPKLLQRDIKHFFNKYTDAIHEATELLFSVGNTETIKSECQRAYEILNTGKMEGDHSWTIHIDYVNQLSPILRTYIGCATQLYGDLYEVALIKIHMQSNKVSLMRYDDFEGTPLPLLMERIKINLREQRIDFYSYGDKFKPQPLYLKSKYIEDGYPRYEEQLAFDDKLSSFNWLDISGFGISLDTLMELFNENGINLQDFKIVTK from the coding sequence ATGGACTTTGAAGAATTCAAATATCATATAAGGAAGATACTCGCTGGCAAGAGCTTGCCAGATGCCTTGTATCTTCATAAATCGGCATTAGAAAATATGCCGGTATCATTAAATGAGTTTGTCACTAACTCTATAGACAGTCTAAATCTTTCAACAGCACCTTGGACGGTTCTGAAATTATGCAAGCGGGAGTTTAAAATATCATTATTGAACTACCCCGAATTTTATACCGAAGCATTTCCAACTTTAGAAAGCAGCTATTCGATTGATTTACAGACCTTAGCTTATAAAAAAATACAGTATAAGAATTCAAACAATCCTCCAATTTTACATCGCAAAGAAACGCTATTAGATTCGGAAGATCCAAAGATCCCTATTTTTCAACAGCTAACAAAACAAGTTGAAAATGAGGGACTGTTTGATAATAAACACAAAATTGGCTTTAGAGATGCATGGGAGAAAATACTCAAAGACAAAGGTCTTTGCATTGACGGGCACTCTATCCTAAAACAAACGCCCCAACATGACAGTGAAATCCATCGGCACAAAACTGCCATTGATAGATACAGCCTATCAACTCCGGTCCAATCTCTTTACAGGAATAATTACCTGAACGGTGATTATACATTTTTCGATTATGGCTGTGGAAAATGCGACGACCTTAACATTATTAAGGAATTAGGCGTTATCGCATCCGGATGGGACCCTGTCTATCGTCCGGAGGAAAAGTTAACAAAAGCAGATATCGTGAATTTGGGTTTTGTGGTCAATATCATCGAATCATTATTTGAAAGAACCCAGACGTTGAAAAAGGCATACAGCCTTTCAAAAAAAATTCTTGTAGCCTCAGTGATGCTTGGCAGCGAATCAACTACAAGCAAATTCAAAAAATACGGTGACGGGGTTGTCACTTCCAGAAACACTTTCCAAAAATATTATACCCAAAATGAATTCCGTGAATACATCGAAGATTCATTAGAGGAATCCGCAATCGCTGTCGGTCCAGGGCTTTTTTACATTTTTCGGGATAAAATCGAAGAGCAACAGTTCTTGATTGATAGGCAACGCCAAAGGAAAAACTGGAAAAAAATTTCATACACAGATTCTCCTTATAGGCTGAAGATCAAACAAAAGGCTTTGTATGCCAGACATCAAGATCTTTTGGATGATTTTTGGGCAAACTGCCTTAAGTTCGGTCGTTTGCCTCTAAACTCAGAATATAAAAAATCTGAACAACTCAGAGCGATCTACGGATCTCATCAAAAAGCATTCACTTTGATAACTGAGATCCATGATAAATCCAATTTTGAGACTGCTGAATATGACAGGCGAAATGACCTGCTTGTCCATTTTGCCCTCAGTTTATTTAGCCGACGTAACCCTTACAACACCATGCCAAAATTGCTGCAAAGGGATATCAAGCATTTTTTCAACAAATACACTGATGCCATTCATGAAGCAACGGAGCTGCTCTTTTCAGTGGGGAATACCGAAACGATTAAATCTGAATGCCAAAGAGCCTATGAAATACTTAATACAGGCAAAATGGAAGGCGATCATTCCTGGACTATACACATTGATTATGTCAATCAGCTTTCGCCAATTTTAAGGACATATATCGGCTGTGCAACTCAGCTGTATGGTGACCTCTATGAAGTGGCCCTAATAAAAATCCACATGCAGTCCAATAAAGTTTCATTGATGCGGTATGATGATTTTGAAGGGACCCCCTTACCTCTTCTAATGGAGAGAATCAAAATCAATCTCAGAGAACAGAGAATCGATTTTTATTCCTATGGAGATAAATTTAAACCTCAACCTCTATACCTCAAATCAAAATATATTGAGGATGGCTACCCACGTTATGAGGAACAACTCGCCTTTGATGATAAACTGTCCTCCTTTAACTGGCTTGATATAAGCGGTTTTGGAATATCTTTAGACACATTGATGGAATTAT
- a CDS encoding cytidylate kinase-like family protein, which translates to MSVITISRGSYSRGKEVAEKVASELGYGCISRDILLEASEEFNIPEIRLGRALHDAPSVLERFTHGRERYVSYIRKALLQHIRKDNVVYHGLAGHYFLLNLPNVLKIRIISDMEERVKEEVRRESISAEKARYILKKDDDERRKWGLRLYGIDTSDSRLYDMVLNIKNISVADAADLICQTVRKPNFNTTTESTKILENELLSAKVHAALVKTYPKLIVTADDGTVTIGGSEGPWDIKNDTYDEIKSIAENVDGVKKVIMSMHRKAEDHHTVNPFHNI; encoded by the coding sequence ATGTCCGTTATCACCATCTCAAGGGGTTCTTACAGTCGCGGAAAGGAAGTTGCTGAAAAAGTGGCCTCCGAACTGGGGTATGGATGTATTTCCCGTGATATTCTGCTGGAAGCATCGGAAGAGTTCAATATCCCGGAAATCAGACTGGGCAGAGCGCTCCATGATGCGCCGTCCGTTCTTGAAAGATTCACCCACGGCCGGGAACGTTATGTAAGCTATATTCGCAAGGCGCTCTTACAGCATATTCGCAAAGACAATGTTGTTTATCATGGACTGGCGGGACACTATTTTTTACTCAATCTCCCCAATGTCCTGAAAATCAGAATTATATCGGATATGGAAGAACGTGTAAAAGAAGAGGTCCGGCGGGAAAGTATTTCCGCAGAAAAAGCGCGTTATATTCTGAAAAAAGACGATGATGAACGAAGAAAATGGGGGCTCAGGTTATATGGCATTGATACAAGTGACAGCCGGCTTTATGATATGGTCCTCAATATAAAAAATATTTCCGTTGCGGATGCCGCAGATCTGATCTGTCAAACGGTTCGCAAACCCAATTTTAATACGACGACCGAATCCACAAAAATCCTTGAGAATGAGCTTCTTTCCGCCAAGGTCCATGCGGCCCTTGTAAAAACCTATCCGAAACTCATCGTCACGGCTGATGACGGCACTGTGACCATCGGTGGTTCAGAAGGTCCCTGGGACATAAAAAATGATACGTATGATGAAATTAAAAGCATTGCGGAAAATGTTGATGGGGTTAAAAAGGTTATCATGAGCATGCACAGAAAAGCCGAGGACCATCATACGGTCAATCCTTTCCACAATATATAA
- a CDS encoding GatB/YqeY domain-containing protein, producing MAENTVQYGWDASMGIRLYDKIRQDMKTSMLKKDTAVRDTMRLIMGAFPEITVPITLESGKKSTRAKTPEEITDEDIQNIIRKFIKSEKTVLEIKKETSSAYLELLESYLPKMATAEEIEAWVKNNVDFSAVKSPVQAMGAVMKHFGKLADGNQVKAILQGMTPEK from the coding sequence ATGGCAGAAAACACAGTCCAATATGGATGGGACGCATCAATGGGTATTCGCCTCTATGATAAGATCCGTCAGGATATGAAAACATCCATGCTTAAAAAAGATACAGCGGTCAGGGATACCATGCGCCTGATTATGGGGGCGTTTCCCGAAATTACTGTGCCCATCACCCTTGAGAGCGGAAAAAAATCCACCCGGGCAAAAACGCCGGAAGAGATTACGGATGAGGATATCCAAAACATCATCCGGAAGTTCATCAAATCTGAAAAAACCGTGCTTGAGATAAAAAAAGAGACATCTTCAGCGTACCTTGAACTTTTAGAATCGTATCTGCCTAAAATGGCCACCGCAGAAGAGATTGAAGCCTGGGTCAAAAACAATGTGGACTTTTCTGCCGTTAAAAGTCCCGTACAGGCCATGGGCGCTGTTATGAAACATTTTGGAAAACTTGCAGACGGAAACCAGGTCAAAGCTATTCTTCAAGGGATGACCCCTGAAAAATAA
- a CDS encoding pancreas/duodenum homeobox protein 1 — protein sequence MVQKDFDSILTQEFLDKLLPPERSDQFFDALYGDASEGAYDIRLEPVSISGSRIVLGFNLLRRPDKCLVCSLTYGLPNVFTRHPLINIKGMIEKIKDAGIPVKKWRLGDTEENSSSLHVIPLFIDLDR from the coding sequence ATGGTTCAAAAAGATTTTGACAGCATACTCACCCAGGAGTTTCTGGATAAGCTGCTGCCACCTGAAAGAAGTGATCAGTTTTTTGATGCGCTGTATGGTGATGCCTCGGAAGGTGCCTATGATATTAGGCTTGAACCTGTCAGCATTTCCGGCAGCCGGATTGTCCTTGGCTTTAATCTGCTTCGCCGGCCGGACAAATGTCTGGTATGCAGCCTGACATACGGACTGCCCAATGTATTTACCCGGCACCCCCTGATTAACATCAAGGGGATGATTGAAAAGATTAAAGACGCCGGGATTCCGGTAAAAAAATGGCGTCTGGGGGATACCGAGGAAAATTCTTCTTCCCTTCATGTTATCCCTTTGTTCATTGACCTGGACCGATAA